The region TACAacacaaaagtcactaggatgtataatctgaattttcctTAGAAttccgacaatatttcacaaaacttgactgaaatagagaaaatatcatcaaatactcgttgcagaaggcaattccaacattcaTGGCTttagaatttcgcattcgtgttggaatatgagcccattctgcaacttgttttagaatatactattattgtgTCCAATAGGCTATTTGGATACTATTagtaaagaagaagaatagaaaaaaatcattcacaaCTTACCTTACTGTCTGAATACGCAATAATTATGTTGTGTTCTATTGGATGGATATCCAAAGTAAGTGGAGCACAACTATATTTTGGCAATTTGCAATAGAATTTCCAAGACATGTTTGCCTGCTTTTTCCATAAAACAATATTGCTAGCGGTGTCGGTAGCTACGAAATATTTTCCATCTGGGGATACtttcaaaatattgattgtaTCATTCAGTCCtgcaaaattcaataattccttCAAAATACCTACAGATTCATCAGTATTTCAGAGAATGATTGTACGCAAGTCGACAAATACACTTCTCCAAGAAAATATTGGACCACTCAAacaatttcgaatattttatcaattaaattaattcaatttaaaatactTAATCATTAAGACATACCTTCTCCATCTAGTCGTTGTGCGATTGCAACACAATCATTAGATATTTCGTAAATGACTACACCACCAGGAAAGGCAGTAATAAGTTGGCTATTGTCAGGGGTAAAAACCCCATTCATATAAATTCCATCATTGCTACTATCAATTTGaacattcaataattttgtgtCTAACTCATCTtcctgaaaagaaaaaataaattattcagtaCACAAAAATCTTgccataaataaataataataaataatttcaaattgaatatcaaaaatattattaaaataaaggATCTATCATTCTCATTTTACTTCCTTCAATTTTATCTACTCTTTTAATGAAAGATGATGcaaaatttatatttactaCTCACACTGTCAATCTGGTAAACCTTCAACCCAAGTCTTGTCCCATATGCAATCCATTGACCATCGTCTGATAATGAAGCAAAAGTTATTCCTTCTTCTACTTCTACCCCTTCGTGGTTTTTCACCAACTTCTGAAGAATCATGATCCTTCTTGGTTTATGTTCTTTGGAAAGATCATTAGATTCAGCAAGGCCACAAATTTCTATATGTTTTGGATGCCTCAGCAAAACCAATCTAGCATCTTTACTCAAAGTAACAATTGGATTCTGTAATATCGGAAGATACTTAATTGATTGCATTGGTCGTTCAGTACTCATAATCAAATATGCACTACTGCCACCGGAAAAGAGTTTGTTCCCGTTTAAAACAAGAGATCTAACATCATGATCCTGGAATTTTCTATGTTGACTTCGTACCCATTTTTCTTTACCtccttttaattcaattttctcaaattttagtATATTAGGATCAATTCCTGAGCAGTACAAATTAGACTGGTCTTCATTGACAGTTAATGAAAGTATATCTGCTTTATGGGTTTGAAAAGATTCCAATTGTGCTCCAGCTTTACTATCCCAGAAGGTCAATTTACCTCTAGAATCACCACTTATCACACTAAAATCGTCATTAAAAGCCAAACACCATACAATGGTAACTTTATTTGCTTCGGCTCTGCCAGTAGTCATTCTATGAAGGGCATGACCTAAAAAATTTatgattatcaaactatcaaaaaaatttgttttcattttacttaCCCGTCTGAACATCCCAAATTCTTATAGCATCCAAACCACCGGAAGCTATATACAAACCActagaatgaaatttcaaacacAATATTCGACCTTCCTGTTTGTCGAAGAATTTGTTGTATATTAAAGAATCGccttcaatattgaaaatattcaaatatcctTGCTCTGTTCCAACAGCAATTTGCTTATTTTTTTCATGTATATCCATACAATAAGCTGCTTCTCCAGTTACTGAGGACTTATATAGTATCGTACACTTTACTATATCATACTCCAATATGAATCCATGGAGACCAACCGAAAAAAGCCTGTCTTGGAACCATCCTAAGTCTTCAATACTGTAGTTTTCTGAATTAAATGCCAGGACTTTTTCGATAAATGGAGCATCTTTAACGTTCCAAATTTCAATGCTTGCATTCAATCTGAAAATTAGACacaaataaatgatgaaaataaatgttATAACGAATACTTTACCTAGCTAGAGCCAATATTTGTTTCTGTGAATTGAAAGATATGATAGATATCGGGTTAGGTTTTggtttataaaattttaaattatgtaaGCGTACAGCCGTCATTTTCGAAACATACAGTTTTTAATTCTCTTTAATTcgtttattcaatttaaatcgGTCTCACACGCTATTTTCACAGGTTATGTTATTCCGTATACAAACTTCATAGAAGAAATAGAGGAGCATTAAGTTTTGAAAAACTAAgagatttttcttcttctcaaGTTCTGAGCTGTGTAGAGGTTTCTGTATTCAAATGATGCTCTGAATTCATTCAACATTTCGTCGGAGTGAATGATAATCATCAAATATGAATTCGTATActactttttgaaaaataatgaaattcgagTTTTCTGTGATtggaaataatcacaaaaaaagGGAAATCGGAGGCAGTGAGTCCTTTGAGAGTTCACTGGCTACCGTAAAGTGAATCCTCCAGTCTTGATGAGCTTTAAAAGAGTCCAGTCTGTACCAAACCACAAAATA is a window of Harmonia axyridis chromosome 2, icHarAxyr1.1, whole genome shotgun sequence DNA encoding:
- the LOC123673150 gene encoding U3 small nucleolar RNA-associated protein 4 homolog — encoded protein: MTAVRLHNLKFYKPKPNPISIISFNSQKQILALARLNASIEIWNVKDAPFIEKVLAFNSENYSIEDLGWFQDRLFSVGLHGFILEYDIVKCTILYKSSVTGEAAYCMDIHEKNKQIAVGTEQGYLNIFNIEGDSLIYNKFFDKQEGRILCLKFHSSGLYIASGGLDAIRIWDVQTGHALHRMTTGRAEANKVTIVWCLAFNDDFSVISGDSRGKLTFWDSKAGAQLESFQTHKADILSLTVNEDQSNLYCSGIDPNILKFEKIELKGGKEKWVRSQHRKFQDHDVRSLVLNGNKLFSGGSSAYLIMSTERPMQSIKYLPILQNPIVTLSKDARLVLLRHPKHIEICGLAESNDLSKEHKPRRIMILQKLVKNHEGVEVEEGITFASLSDDGQWIAYGTRLGLKVYQIDSEDELDTKLLNVQIDSSNDGIYMNGVFTPDNSQLITAFPGGVVIYEISNDCVAIAQRLDGEGLNDTINILKVSPDGKYFVATDTASNIVLWKKQANMSWKFYCKLPKYSCAPLTLDIHPIEHNIIIAYSDSKIVEYSIKKKEFTKLSKNLPDCLHSDWSSRFYPIRNIFYNIASEKIVLHDDNSLMTIGKQAQRREKKRKLNGDAEATITYSLKIVQKYKYLIYAGMLSKDEMVIVELPPSSLEEKLPPTLVLNKFGRK